The following is a genomic window from Vidua chalybeata isolate OUT-0048 chromosome 29, bVidCha1 merged haplotype, whole genome shotgun sequence.
GAAGGGTCTCCATGGCCGGGCCAGATCGCCGGAGCTCCCCGGGGCCGCGCTGGCAGGGGGACTCTGCGGGTCCTTCAGCATCGAGTCCCGCAGCGGCCGCCTGGCGCTGCCTTCACCGGGAACGGGCAGGGCGGGCTCTGGGCAGCACAAAGGCGTCGGTCAGGCCGAGGGGCTCCGAGCGGCCCCCAAGAGTCTCGCTCAGCCCTTCCCGTACCCACCGAAAGGCTGCTGGGGCTCGGCCCAGAAGCCCCCAAAGACGCCCAGGAGCTCGCCCATGTCCCGGAATAGCTCCTCGAAGGCGCCGCGGGAGGAGCCAGGGCTGAATCCGAAGCCGAAGTCCTGGGGGGGCTGCGACGTGGACGGGCcgccatcctcatcctcctcctcctcgtcccaCGCCGCGCCGCCGAACAGCGGGTCCCGGGGCCTGCGGGACCGCGGCAGTGAGACACCCGGAGAGCCCAGAGCAAGCGGGGgagggccggggccggcggggcaACCGGCGGTTGAGAGACGGACAGGGTCTGTGTGGGCGAGGCCGGGGGCACCCAGGGGACGGGCGGAGTCCCGGTCACCTGCACCGTCCCGGGAAGCCGAAGAAGCCGCGGAACACGTCGTAGAAGCTCATCGCGCTCCGGCTCCCTCCGGGTCCCGTTCCCCCggtcccgccgccgccgcgcccgggTCGCGCTGCCGCGAAGCGCCGCGGCCGTAAAGCGCCGCCGGGTGTCGCGAGGCGCCGCGGCCGTCCCGTGTCCCCGCCGGGGCCCCGGGAGCCGTGAGGGCCCGGAGCCCGCCCGCCGTGGCCGCCCCAGGCCCGCGGCTCCGTCCGTGCCCGTTCGCACGAGCTAGCCCCGCGGAGTGCCCCGGGCCCCGCCGTGGGGGCGGGTGCGGGCTGGCGAGGTGGCCGGGGCTGCACGCACGGCCCTTTCTCCGTGCCCGCAGCTGAGCCCATCGCGGCCCCCACAGAGCACCGGAGGGCTCCAGCTTCGCCTCCCCACCGCggcagggacccccccaaaccccaggagGGCTCCAGCTTCGCCTCCCCACCGCggcagggaccccccccaaaccccaggagGGCTCCAGCTTCACCTCCTCACCGCGGCAGAgacccccccaagcccccccagccccttaCCTTGCAGCTCAGGCACCGCTTCCAGCCCACCCTCCCCGATGAGCTCGCGGGGATGAGGGGCTGCGGAGAGCACCCCTCAAGCCCCAAAgggagcaccagcagcaccagagcacGGTAGGAAGCAGGAATGAAGGGTGAGAGTCTCAGAGGAGGGAGGGCATTTATCCCTGTGCTAGCATCctgctgccccagtgctgcagccggggaaaaaaatccacaaaacaaGGGGACAAAAACCACCAGCAAGAAgctggggaggggtgggggaaacACGGTCCCCACCGCCCAGGGCCACCCACCCCCTGCACCAAAAATAGGGAACGAGGCTGAGAAGGtggaaaaaatacacacatcACTTTGTGATCTTTATTCTCTTCAGTAAATCCCCACTtggggctgcagctgaaggGATCAGGTGGaactgaaaaatacaagatCTGGactgcatagaaaaaaaaaaaaacaaacaaacaaaaacccaaaccaaaccccacaaaacagaaaaaaaaaaaaaagaaaaaaaaaaggaaataaaaaaatccccaacccaAAAGCAGAAGATACTTACAGCGTGCAAGCAGGGCAGGACCTGCACTCTGGGCCCGTGAGGATGGAGGGACGCAGATGGAGAACATAAAATACCAGGGGGGACCCCTCGGCGGGGTGGGGGAGAAATGAGAGAACTAGAGGACAGcatggggtttttgtttttatatacaAGACACATTTATCCATTAAATTTAGAACACGGTacaaaaaaaacacttcaactAATTAATCTTACAATGCTGCTCATATCAATTACTGGTCTTAATCCTAATAATAAGGGGGTTTGCTGTAGGCGACTCGCAGCTTCCACTCCTTTGGATCTGAGAGATTCTGGGGCAGCTGGATGGGAGAGGGGATAGAAAGgagtaaaaaccaaaaaaggccCCTACGGCAAACGGTTCAGATGTGAATGcggagagagagaaaaaaaacaaaaaaaaccaaaaaaaaaaacaaaagggaaaaaaaaaaaaaaaaaaagaaaaaatacaaattctatATTACATACAACAGGAAAGTGGCTGAAGACAGACAACGCAGAGGTGCCTGCGGCCTGCCCTGCGgggccctgctggggctgggggcccGGGCGCTCCCCGCCGCAGGGGTCTCTCCTCCCTGGGATCCTTCCTCATCATCAGGGGCACTGGGATTCTCTTCCGGAAGCAAGTGGTGGCCAGGGGCCCGGCCTCAGTTGGCGCCCCAGCTGTAGCTGTTGTAGGCGGACTTGTTGGCCTGGGATTTctgggggatggagctgccttGGCTGCGCTGCCCGGAGCCGCTCTGCGGGAAAAGGGCAGAAGGAGAAGAGGGTGGTGAGTGCAGGGGAAGCACCCCCGGCCTACCCTGCAGGGTAACACTGGCATGCCTGGACCCCAGAAGATGGCTCTGGGCTACGGCTCCTGGGCAGCCGCCGCTCcacctcagcccagctcagctccctggcGCTGGGGCAGCTTCACTGTCTgtgccccagcaccctccctCGTCTCCACGCCTTGCTCCAGAggccagcagcacacaggacTGGGGGCAGCGGGGAGAGAGGAGACGGGGAAGGGTcggtgtggggtgtgtgtgcacgcgtgtgtgtgtgtgtacatactGACTGAGGGCCTCTCTCCTCGCCTCGCAGGGCCatgggggagaaggaaggggcTGTGTGATCCTGGGGAGCCTtaggggcaggggcagagccctCGCCAAGTGCAATGCATTTTCAGAGAGTTCATTACCTGATCTTCCTGCTGGCGTTGGAAGCACAGTATCATCTGCAAATATGGAAGCTGTTGCAGTACCAGGATATGTAAAATAAAGGGACAAACTATGACAATAGAAATCCATGGTTAGACCTGAAAGCTCCTGCAGGGTCGTGGCTATGGCGAGGAACCCCTTTGGTGCTGGCCTGTGGAGCTGCCCCTCTGAGGATGGGGGAGGTCGGGGTGCCCCAGATGTGCATGAGGGGGCACTACCTGGCCATATCTGGTGCAGCCCGGCAGCAGGGGGGTTGTGCTGAGCACCCACCCTGGCAGAGCACACCCCAGGCCTTCCTTCTCACTCATCCTCTTACGGGCCCTGTGTGTATGTGCAGCTGTGAGCATGTGCCTGTCACTGCATGTGTCCGCCGCAGAGcctgagggagggaggcaggcagggagagagggaccAGGGAAGTAAAGGGGGAGCAAGAGCCCCAGCAAGGGGCTGAGGTGCGAGGGGCATTGCTTACCTGcccatcctgctgcaggtggtggTGGAGGATCTGCGAGTGAGGCTGCTGATGCGGGGTCAGGATGTGCAtgaagggggtgggggggtaCGCCGCTGCTGTCGCAGGGTTGATGGGGCCGCCGCTGCCCAGCGCCGAAGGCAGGTTGAAGGAGGCTGCTGGGGTTCCAGTGTGAAATCCCTGCTTCTCGAAGGATTGCTAAGAAGGAGATGCCAACGGCAGAATAAGGGCGGGGAGTCAGGCTGGCAGTGTGCCCCTCCCCATCTCTACACGTCACAGGCCCAGAGTCAGCCTGCGGTGCAGAGAACGGATAGAGTCTCTTCCTATGGCTCTTTCTGGGCTTGGAATTGCTGTAAGCTGGGAAAGGTCAAgcatttcccttctccctggctGTCTGATCCAAGGGGAAGAGACCTcattgcccagagaggctgtcTCAGAGCTTGGCTTCTCCTCCCCAGCAATGCAGGAAGCACACAGACACTAACCTGAGTTTTGGAGTAGACAGAGCCCGAGATGTCTGGCACGCCTGTATTACTGGATGTCACGGATACAcctggggagaagggagaggtgGGTGTTAGGCAGCAGGCAGTGGGTCAGCAGGAGTTGCTTGCTGCTaacaccagcagcacctggtgGAGAGCTCCAGCAGTCAGAGAAGATCTGCAGACAGACTGGCCTGGGCAGCCAGGCCCTGGCATGACCACATGCAAAGCGTCCATGTAAGTTATTTTGCTCTGGACACACACTGTTTCAAAATGCCTCCAGGAACCAGCTGAAGGGCTGGCTGCCACCCAGagaaacacatggaaaacagcaggtgtgaggagagctggggaATGCAATGGACAGAGAGGGAAACAAACCCACAGCATGTGGCACAGCAGCAAGAACAGCCCAAAAGCTCCTCTGGTGTAAAACAGGCAATTGCATGTAAAGGCAACTCAGCTGTAGGCTGGGATGGCTGGTGCAGTGACTGACAATGCAAGCCCCGTGGGGTGTTGGCTGTCCATAAAAGAGGGTGGCCCAGAGGACACCTCAGCCATCATTTAATGCCTGGAAGAAGtgctgaaatgaaagcagtttAAAGGACACAGCACCAGGTGACCTGGTACAAAGCTGAAATACCTTCTCAAAGAGAAAATACTAAGTTGAAGAAAATACTAAATTCACtaatgcagtgaaaaaaaagtgacaaaaggAATTTAAAGACTGGTAGAGGGAGGCAAATGCAGCCCTGGGTAAGTCAGCCAGACACCAACCAAGTACCAAGACAGGCAGCAGGTTCATGACCTTCCTGCATCTTTGATTCAAGGACACTTCCCTAGAAAGTGTCTGCCAAACACTGGTGGGAAACAAGTTCAAATCCAGAACAACTGCTGTTGTGTTAATCACATATAGGCAgataaaaaaccaacaaaccaaaccattcaGCAGCTTAAGCTTCTGATAGTAGTGCAAGGGCCCAGACAGCTGATTGTGGAGCACAGAGGAGGGCATGAAGTGATCTGTAACCCCCAAACCTGCTCCAGACCTGGATGCAGAACAATCCTGGGCCTTTCTAAGGATAATCAAACTACTTGGGAGCGGCACCTCTGGAATTTTTCTCTATTACTGCTGTAAGACAGCAGTCCCTATCACAGCCAGTAAGACTGGTAgcaagccctgctgctgtggaaagTGCTCTTGTGGGTCTCTTACCAGTGCTGTACCCATGAGAGCCATAGCCACTGGGCTGCTGGAAAGGGGTTGCTGATGCATTGACGCTGACATTCACACCATGCTGCTTGGAAGAGGTAGGAGCAACCTACAGAacagagaggagcagagtgAGAAGAGGCTTTGCTGTGCCACCCTTCTGTCCAAATCGCAGACCCTGCCTCTGGGAAACTCACAGGGAACACGGCGGGCCCatactggaaggtgctggggaGCCCTGGTACCCCTGTGTAGTATGGCAGACTGGTGTAACTGTAGCCAGGAGGCAGCGCCGGGTTCAGGAACGTCTGCTGTGTGGTGTGGTGAGTCTGGGtctggctctgctgtggctgcGCCAGAGTCGttgcaggagcaggggaagaggcATCACCACGGCCAAATTTTGTTAAGTCCCCTGAAACAGAGGAGGTGAGAGTGAGGAACAGATGCTAGATCCTGGCCCATTTCAACTCAGCCCAAAGGTGATCTAGTCTTTTGATAAACAGTGACTTCAATcacttcccctcccccccacctcCTGTCAGTGCCAAGGACTGTGGTCCTCAGACTTTTGCACACTGATAAGGTGAAGCTGTTAATTGCTCCTTGGCCCTAACAGGACTGCAGAGGCAAAGGGAAGCCACAGTAGCTAAGCCCCCAGTCTGGCACTGGATAAACCTGCTAGCAGAGCCTGATGCTAGAGCTGTCCCTCGTCCATCTCTATGCACCACCAGCAGGACTGAACACAACCCAGATCCttgcctgggctgtgcagggcttggctgcagggctgggggaagctcCCTGTTCTGATCTCGAGGAGTGTTCGCTTGGCTCTTCCATGAAAACACTCTCCAATTCAGAGCTCACACAGCTCAAAGCTCATAGGGCTCTGAGCTTTCAGCCTCAGCTAGGCAAAAGCACTTCCACACAAACCAGCTCCTGCCAAAGCTGAGGAAAAGTggtgctggaaaaaaagagtgaaCCTCCAAGTGCAACAATTCCTAAAGCACGTGAAAGCTCAGCACAGTCACTGCCCACTGTGGATTGGCAGTGCGTTAATGCACTTACCAAGGTCAGTGTGAGGTCATGCACTCACTGGGTGCTTGGGTTGAGTTTGACAGGTCTCAAATTTCCTCACTTGCTTTCTCCATGAGACTGTcccatataaaaaaaaattcatttctctgtattttgtgtttctttctatttttactCTCAGTGCTTGAGAAGCACTGCTTACCACCTGCCTCACAACCACCTGGAAAGCAGTCCCTCAGCTGTAGGCCTTGAAGaatctttcagcctttcctcactCCCTTTCTAACTGCCCCATTGAATCCTACTTGCCCACCTCTTCCCAGTATCAGACCTTGACACAACCAGATGCTCAAAGGGAAGGTGAGAATTTAGCTGTGAGAAGCATGCTCCAAACCAAAAGCAGTGCAGGAGGCACAGTGCAGGTGCAGAGGTAGCTCCAGTGGACAGAGACACTGGACACTAGTAGAAGCAGCACAAACCCTGATAGGATGGGAATCAGAGCACTCTTTTTCCCTACCAGAGTATGGATTGCTGCTCAGGCTGCCATCTCTTCCAGTCAGTGGTGTGGTGGGTGTAGGGAATGGGATGCTGTAGTAATCCTgatgaataaaaacaaaagacattttatCAGCTCTGTCCAAAGTGCAAAGCAGTATATTTGGGAGAGAGGAATTTCTGTACTGTAGCTGCAAGATATGTCTGAGTATTGCAGTCCAACCAGCCACATCCAGGCTGATCACGACCTACAGCAGCCCCAGGTTTTTGTAGCATGTACCATCCCCCTCATCTGGCTATTAGAAGAACCAGATAAGGTCTACTGGTATGCACCTCTTAAACTGGCTGGACTTTCCCCCCCTCTTCACAATAAAATGGACATGTCCTGTTACTAAATAAAGCCCATTTTCATCAGGTATTTAGTCACTGGCTCTGTCACGGATCAGAGGTGAATCTCTATAATAGCCCTGCTGTTGTAACACGTGCTCCTTGGCTCCACAATGAATACTGCTGGATGAGTAACGCATGCTGGCAACTCCCCACGTGCCAAGGAGCAACTGATAactcctcactgctgctgtggagagGTGTAtccccacagcaccccacatTGCCAGCTCTTGAGCTGACTTGTCTCTACCCAAGCAGCACCAGTGGAAGTGGCGTGTCCTTGTCATTCTGCAGTACTCACCAACGGGAATCTTGTCTGGAGCATTTGCAAGTCATCATATCCATACACCTGTGGCTAGAAAAAGAGCCAGAGatgacactggggacatggacGACGTGAGGACACCCAATTTTAGATTAAACATTTAGATAAACACGAGAGAAAGCCAGTCAGCAGCCACACAAGCCACCAGGTGCAGGCAGCCAGAACCTCGAGATAGGTTGATGCTACCAGAAGTTTCTGTGAGTTGCTCAAAGGAAAGTGCTCCAGACCATAAAGCCATTCAACAGTTTTTCTCTGGGAATCATCTCAAAACTGAAATCTGTCCTCACCTTTAGGAGAGGGTGTGACACACACCCCTAGACTTTGTGGCTGTTGCTACCCTTGCCCTGACTGCCCTTTGTCACACCATATTTCTAACACAGCTCTGCGCTTCCACACACTGTGCTCTGCCCAAGGGCTCTTAAAaggctggggaggctgcagagaaCAGGCACGTAGACTCTGCCCTGGGGTGAGCACAACACACATTTACCCCCACGGGCACATGGAAATCATGGAAAAAACAGCAGGTCCAAACTCTGCCTGTCCAAGGCAGTCCTGGCTGGGCTATGGCACAGTTTTTAGTTTCCCCACCATGTTACATCCCTCCATGCTGCagagggggctgggagggacctggTGGCATGACACACACACTGCAAAGTTCCACTCACCGGATAGGCATGTAGCAACCCCGGAGCCATGATGTATGGATTAGGCAACAACGGTGGGACTCCAGGAGGGAGATTGGGAGGGGCTTTTCctgagaaaggaggagaaaggaaaattccaCAGTGAAGCAAACAGCAGAAGCTCGCTCGCTCAGCCCTCACACCCTTCTCTGGTACAGCAGTAGCCAGGAAAGTACCTGATGTGGTTGCAACAGAGCTGCGAGTCGAGGCAGTCACTGTGGAGTTGCTGCTGAGGCTGAGGCCCAGGCTGCTGACACTGCTGAGGCTGGATGAAACGCTGACAACTGGTGGGGCAGCTGACACCgtgctggaggaggtggagaaAGTACTAGCAGAAGAATGGAGGCTTGCTTCACTCTCCACACTTGTGTGCtacagaaggaaggaagtagAGTCAGGGGATCAGGCAGATGGAACCAAGTGCACAGGTACCACAGGACATTTGCTACACAGAACGTTAGGCACCTCTGTCTGCATCTGGATATTTCTGCAGTGAGCCTGGCTTAAGTCCAAAGTCCTGACAGCAGCCAATCCCTAATGCTTACAGATCTCTCTCATGGTTACATCCCAACACATCTGTCCAATGAGTGGAACAGGGCTTGACACCACATTTGCAGCAGGGTGATTTATTCTGCTGCAAAAGCCAATACCCAGGAACTGTACTGCAAGAGCTCCAGCAGTAGAGATATTTGGTTCCACTTCATCAGCTACCAGTTTGCTCTGACATGTGGCTGTGACTCTGCAGCACCTTCAAGGGCTACTACAGGCTCAAAAGCAGGCACTGCTCAGTCAGAAACAGGCAGGGTGTCAACAGCCTTGAGCCAGCAGTGCACAGACAGTGTTCTGACATTACCCCCCGTCATCTCTCTCCACACAGCATCCAAActccagcaggacaggcagcagcctggcagctcctgccacaaCCCCAGCCCCAAGGTCAGGCCCCCCAGCAGACCCTGCCAAGCAGAGCAGAAACGGGGTACACAGTGGGAGATCATACCCAGACTCACCAGAAGGGTTGAAGTCGATGTTCGCCCAGAGGATGTGGATGAGGACAGACTGTTCTGCTGGGTGGGTAATGCACTgacaggaagagaaataaaacgTCAGACCAAGGTGAGAGAGTCAACATCAGTAGCACCATCCCATTCCCCATCTGCTTGAATGGGATGAGTCATCTTAGTCTTCCTCATTGCATGAGACAGACTCTGATGCCTGCTATAGATTCCTGCTTCTAGTTCTGCTTCTTCAGAAATCCACCCCTTCCACTCGCTCacctgctgagctgggcagtgGTTGTACTGGGGAGCTCCTCGCTGTggctcaggctgctcagagctgttgAGTGTTGGCTGGCTGTTGTCAGCAAGGACGATGCAGACACCCCATCGTTGAGAGGTGCAAtactgggagcagagggggagTCGGATTTCACTGCAGGGCCCGTAGCACCTGAGAACAAAGCTTTGGGTTAAGGGCAGCTACTGGCAACTTCCAGAGGGTAACACGAGGACAAGGATCAGCAAGTGCTCAGCTAGAGGAGCTTCCCTCAGTGCTGCCAAACAAATATACACTTATGATTGTGTTCTACATCTCACTTCACCCCAACGCTACCAGTGGCTCTGCAAAGAGCTTCAAGACCTACAGATGAAGTGCCTTCCACACCCAGAGAAATTATTGTCATAGGTGACCCTTCAAGGATCTCAAGGATCAGCAGAAAGCTGAATGTTTTGAGGCAAACAAATAATCTGAATGGCAGCAACTAGTCCAGCAAAGAAAAAACTTGCTATCAGCACACATAAAGCTTCTCATTCAAAGCAGAGAACATGAGCACAAGAGATACAGGACACCCACTGTACTCACAAGACTCTTACCTTCGACAGCCTGTGTGGTTTGTAATGGCGTGGGTTGTACAGAACTGAAACCattctgaggaagaaaagaaaaaaggagtgCTGGGCATTATAGCTGCACATTTCCAGAAGCAGAGCTAGTGTCACCTCCCTCTCTCACTCTCTTGCACAGTTATGGAAAGGTCCTGCTACCAGCATGTGTCAGCAGACTGTGTGTGGGTCAGTCCCAAGGTCTGCATGGTCCCCAAGTGTATATTAGAGAAATCAGTGCAAGaagtttctctgctgctgcctcaccaTTCTCCATCCAAGTTCATTAGCCAAACCTAACGTTACTGAACTGGTGTGCAGCACACAAGAACCAAACCCctaacacaaaacaaaattctttgtGTGCATGCCCCTCTCTAGCAGGGTAACTCTTCATGACACAACACATGCCCTGCAATCAACTGCTGTTAACCCCAGTGGTCCAGGCCCAGGCACAAAACAGAAGAGAGCTCTCATTAGAGCCCACGAGCCATACAGTGAGGCTGAAGGATCACAGAACTATTTGATAAGCCATTCAGCTTTCCCCAAGACACTTCACACATGAGGCTCACTCAGCACAATGGGTGAGCAAAGCTGCTCTCTTACCTTAGCCTGGGTCAGATCTTTCTGGGGTGAAGAGGAGATAGAATTTGGGTATCGCCTCGTCTGGGTGGATCTCTGTTCGTACAGTGGTCCCTGAGCACTGTTCTGGGAGGTAAATGTTGCTGTCTGTATTGTGCCACTCTGGTAACCAGACTCCTGGCTTTGATTGGACGAAATTGTGGATGAAGATTCACtacaaaagggggaaaaaaaaaaagtgttcctCCATTTTCCTCTAAAAACAGCCCTGCTGTAAGCTGCTGGCCCAGACTGGGCCCTTCACTTCAAATACTCAAGATAAAAAGCCCCAAGCATCAGTATAAAGGCACCACATGAAGCAGCCAAGCCAAGAAACGTGCCCAGAGAGCAGGGCTAGCCCAGCCATGGACATCCAGCTGCAGCCTTGCCTCACACACTGCTGTGCCTTAGTCAACCCTTCATGAGCTGCCACCACTCAGGCCCCAGTGCTCAAGGGACTGGCCAGTTACTAAGGGTCAGCCCAACAGAAGACAAACACACCACCACCAAAGATACTCCTACCCCACTGTGTCCCAGTTTGCCAGGCAAAAAGAAGGACAAAGCACTCAAATCTGTTCAAAGACACGGAGCAGTTGTGCTGGGGATTCCCAGTCTGTGTTTTCAACCACACAGTagcagaaaaactgttttctgtgcaAGTACCGCAGGCCAAAGAGCCACAGAGCTGCCCAATGAGTCTGCTGGCAACTCGTGCTTTGCTGTTGCATACATTGTCCCCCCTTTGTGACCAAAGCACAGTCAGAAAGGGTCTACTAGTATGCACGACAACTCAAGTCCACAGGATCAGCCAACTTCCAAAGCTGCCTGCTTGGATGAACAGGTTGCTGGTGCCCACCTGGCCGAGCTGGTGTAGAGGCTGCTCTGAGACTGGCTAACGGCGGCGCTGGTTGTGGGCGTCGATTCATACTCAGCAAGAACAGGCTCTGAACCAAACTGTAAGGCCCCAAACTGCAGGTTTAGCCCTGAGATATCTGAGGAGCCAGGCATTTCCACCGCAAGTGCAGGAATCTGCAAGGGAGGAACAACACAGCGGGTCAATCATTCCCAGTGATTAGCCCAGAGAATGACTTTATTACCCTCGTTTCCCTGCACACAATGGCACTTAAAGGCTTGCAGCCCCTGAATTACACTGTTCAACCCAGGCAGGCACACAACTCCATCATCCTCACAAACACTCAGTGCTAACAACAGGGAGGCCAAGCCCAGACCTTCCCTCAGCAGCCCAAATGGCCGTTTTTGCAGCTCTAACACAACTCGATGTCTCTTTCCCCACCACTGGTCTGCACCTTTGATGTTAatgatgcttttttcttttgctgcttgagcttctgctg
Proteins encoded in this region:
- the HAX1 gene encoding HCLS1-associated protein X-1; its protein translation is MGSAAGTEKGPCVQPRPPRQPAPAPTAGPGALRGASSCERARTEPRAWGGHGGRAPGPHGSRGPGGDTGRPRRLATPGGALRPRRFAAARPGRGGGGTGGTGPGGSRSAMSFYDVFRGFFGFPGRCRPRDPLFGGAAWDEEEEDEDGGPSTSQPPQDFGFGFSPGSSRGAFEELFRDMGELLGVFGGFWAEPQQPFEPALPVPGEGSARRPLRDSMLKDPQSPPASAAPGSSGDLARPWRPFLGLEDAHRAPPGLKEDRDLDSQVSSSGLGTILRPNEPESHSYFQSVSVTKVTLPDGRVEERRTVQDSQGRRETTVTRRRGDQAFITTTKEDGQKKDYREEVVNMDDRELAQFAGTWPQQEELRAANPSDPSSALGRFFRRWFSSW